A genomic segment from Antedon mediterranea chromosome 6, ecAntMedi1.1, whole genome shotgun sequence encodes:
- the LOC140052337 gene encoding uncharacterized protein: MGCPKSIRTDFGTENSIVGPMQQFLCNENSSFIQGTSQHNQRIESWWGILRKHFTQFWMDAFKQQKNDGRYDGGLIDKSLLQFCFMKIIQDELDTVANEWNAHRISKSRNSHGPFGRPTLMYNVPYLFGGQECIIPVDVAKVEVCESESIFKSQIPCDKDVFDLCSIFLEKRQLSMPKTCDEGLQLYSSLRNMFLDVI, translated from the exons ATGGGTTGCCCAAAGTCTATTAGAACAGATTTCGGAACTGAAAATTCTATTGTTGGTCCAATGCAACAATTTCTTTGTAATGAGAACAGCAGTTTTATACAAGGAACAAGTCAGCATAATCAACGAATTGAGAGTTGGTGGGGCATTCTCAGAAAACACTTTACTCAGTTTTGGATGGACGcttttaaacaacaaaagaaTGACGGTAGATATGATGGAGGTCTTATAGACAAAtctttattacaattttgttttatgaaaattatccag GATGAACTGGACACGGTTGCAAATGAGTGGAATGCCCATCGCATCTCAAAATCGAGAAATAGCCATGGTCCGTTTGGACGCCCGACATTGATGTACAATGTACCATACTTATTCGGGGGACAAGAGTGTATTATTCCCGTTGATGTGGCTAAAGTTGAAGTTTGTGAAAGTGAATCCATCTTCAAAAGCCAGATTCCATGCGATAAGGACGTGTTCGACTTATGTTCCATATTCTTGGAAAAAAGGCAGCTGTCGATGCCGAAAACATGTGATGAAGGTTTGCAGTTATACAGCAGTCTTAGAAATATgtttcttgacgtcatctga